The DNA sequence CCATGATCTTGAATTGATAAAACAGGGAAACAAACTGGAGATTGTTGATATAGAAAGAAGGTTTGAAAACATTGATTTTCCTTTGGATGGGAATGATAAAATTTCTTTTTTCGGATTCATTGACCGGATTGATAAACTGAACGGCACTTTAAGAATCATCGATTATAAAACAGCCAAGATCAAAAATCTCAGCGTTAAAATTGATGGAGATAACGTAGATGAATATTTCCACAACAGTGAAAGAAAACAGGCGCTTCAGCTTTGTATTTATCATTATGTGGTGCAGCATCTTCCTGAGTTTTGGGGATACCCGATTGAAACTGGAATCTGGAGCTTTGCAGATGCTAAAAAAGGAATGGTTTCCCTGCAGTTTGACAAAGGAAATATTGATGATGCCATGAAATCAGTCAAAAGTCTGATCCTTGAAATTCTGAACCCGGATGTTAATTTTGTGGAAACAATAAAAACCTATTAAAATTATTTAATATTGATGAAGTGATGTGTTTTGCTTGAAAATCAATACGTTAAATATTTAAATCGACAGGCTGAAATACATTGATTTACTTCGTAAAACAGCCATAAAGCAGGTAACTTTTTTGTGTATCTTTACTACTTATTAAAAGCTTTCAAAGTTTAAATCAGATACATTAAGTACCACCAATGAAAAAGATCCTGATATTTTTTGCCATCGTTTTCTCTCTTATTATCAAATCTCAGCAAAAGAATGATTCTCTGAATATTGCTCTTCAGAATGTGACCAAAGACACTAAATTTGGCCTTGCTCTCAGTGGCGGCGGTGCAAAGGGGTTCGCACACATTGGGATTCTTAAGATGATTGATTCATTGGGGATCAAGGTAGATTATATCACAGGAACCAGTATGGGTGGGATTCTGGGCGGTTTGTATGCGATGGGGTACAATGCAGACCAGCTGAAGCATACGATCTATAAAATGGACTGGAACAGAATCCTGAGTAATAAAATTCCTTACAGCAAAGTCAATATCAGTGAAAAAGACGAATATGACAAATATATTCTTGAATTTCCCGTAGTTAAAGGATTTCCGACTCTCCCAAGCTCGTATATTGAAGGGCAGTATATGGGAGAAGTTCTTAATACACTTACTTTCAATGCAAAACATATCAATGATTTCAGCAAATTGAGAATTCCTGTTCAGCTTACTTCTTCCGATATCGAAAACGGAGGGCTGGTGATGCAAAAGCAAGGTTCTTTACCGCTGGCTATTCGTGCTACATTGGCAATTCCTGCAGCTTTTGCGCCTGTTTATATTGATGGAAAGCTTTTGGTAGATGGTGGATTGGATCGTAATTATCCAGCCAATGAAGTTCGGGAGATGGGAGCCGATTTTGTGATCGGAGGATATACGGGCTTCAGACTTTTTACCAAAAAAGAAATTGAAAATCCGATGAAGATGATTTATCAGACTCATGCGATCCGTTCGGTAGAGGATTTTAAACATCAGAAGGAGCTGTCTAACGTATTGGTAGACTTTGTAGATCCGTTGGGTGAGATTACAACGAAGGATTTTGCCAAATTCAGGAGGATCATCAAAATTGGAGAGGTGGAAGCCAGAAAACACCTTCCTGAGTTTGTAGCCCTGGCAGAAGCTCAGCGAAAGGCCGGAATCCAATATGAACATCAGATGATTGAAGAAGTGAAACTTCCTACTACGAAATTCACGTTTAATGAAGAAGATGGAACTCCTATTAGCGATGCAGCAGAAATTGAGGTGCTTAAAAAGCAAATGGGACTGACTGAAGGGAAGTATTACGATGCAAAAACAGTAAACGAAGCAATAGACAGGGTATTCGGAATGCGCCAGTATGTAAAGGTATATTACACGTACACCAATGAAAATGATGGTCTTGTGATGAATGTTTTTGTGAAAAGAGCAAAAAAAGGGGCTTTTAAACTGGCTCTGCACTACGATACAGAACAGTCGGTTGGGATTATTGTTAATTATACCTACAGGAATATTCTCCTGAACAGGTCCAGATTTTTAGCAACCGTGGATATTTCAGAACGTTTTAAAGCTAAACTGGCTTATCAGCAGTTTCTGGACAGCGGAGAGCGTTTGTGGCTGGATCTGGAAGCCAAGATGATTAATCTTAAAAGTAATGACCTGAACTTCAGGTTGTATGATGTAAATGATGATGGCAGTGACCGTTTTCCAAACCATATGTACCGTAATATAACAGGAAAGATTGCGCTGAACTATAATATTAATCCTAATGCTTATCTGTCATTGGGAACAGAATTCAGTACGGAAAGAATGTATAGTTTACTGGATAAAGTGGATCAGTCAAAAGTGGATAATTACAGTAAAAAATTATATAACCACAGTAATTTCAACACATTCCTGAAGTTTGAACAGAACAGTCTCAACAAAAGATACTTTACCACAAAAGGGAATCATCTTCAGGTGAGTACAAGATTTTATTACGGAGATCAGTATGAACTTTACGATCTGAATACCGTGCAGCCTCTTCTGTATCTGATACTAAATCCTAAAGATTCCTATTATTACGAACCTAAAAACCTTATTTCATTTACTTTGAATGAGAATTTTTTCTATCCGATTACAAGAAGACTCACAGTTAAAGCGAATGTGTTTTTGGGCGCAAGTTTTGGATCAAAGAGGGACGATCAGGTTCCTTATCTATTCCTGAATCAGAAATATAACCTGGGAGGAAGTGAATATAATTATGACCTCTTGAGTCCTGAATTCAATGGTCTTCGTCAGAAAGAACTTCCTATGACTTCTGTTGCCAAAACAGCAATATCACTTCAGTACAGGATTATGAAAAAGCTCTATCTTACTCCTTCGTTCAGCTATGGAAAAGTGAGTGAAGAACTTTCTCCGTTTAATGAAAGTTTTGATATGTTCGGGTATGGAGTAAACCTTGGATATGAATCTCTCATCGGCCCTATAAGTATCAATGTTTCCAGAAACAGTCAACTTGATTTTTCAAGAATCTATTTCAGCGTTGGTTTTAAGTTTTAAGTATCAGCAGAATTTTATACTTGAATTATTAATGTAGATAGTATTGTTTATTGTTCATTATATCAATGATTTTACTATAAAAAAGCACCTCATTGCTGAAGTGCCAAAAATTAACTTGAAATGAGATATATAAGAGTGATTGATTCTAAAGTTTTACTTTTTTATTAATGACTTTACCATTAGAAAGCGTAACCTGTACCAGATAAATTCCAGGTTCTAAGTTTCGGGATTCAAACTGTGGTCTGTTAACTTCCTGCTGAACGATCAGAGCACCGGAAATACTGTAAATACTGATGTTTTTGATATCATTGCCGGCTTTTGCAATAATTTGCTGCTTTTGAGTGAAAATATCGGCATTGTTTTCAGAAGAAAGTGTACCTCCAATTGCTTTACTGAACTGAAGATTGTAATATGGAGTTACCACTTCAAACGTATAGTTTTTATTTTCCAGATCCTGTACATTGATTCCTCCATTTTCACGGTATTGTTTCTGAGAAATACTTTTGATCAGTGTTTTATTTTCATCAAAAACGTTTACTGCAGTAAGTTCATCCTGATTAACTTTTAATTGCAAAACCGAAGAGTTGGCAGACTGTATGATTTCGTTTTCAGGAACTTCTTTAGGTGTGTTTTTGATGTATGGAATTATTTTATTTTCATTGTTTTCCGATACTTTTAATAAATAAACTCCGTCTTTTAAAGTGGATAAATTTTGTTCACTGGCTGTTCTGCTCTGAGCTTTTTCCTTATTAAAATCTGTTATTTCAACCAACTGCATATTGCCCAGATCCGGTTTTATTTGTGAGGATAGAAGAACCGGTTTTTCAGATGTTTTTTCAGCTGACTGTTTGCCAAAAATAGATCCTGCAATTGCCCATTCATTAAGAAGACCGCCGCTTCTCAACGTATTGAATTTAGCATTTGAAGCCAAAGTGAAAGGAAGAATTCCCCCTACATGCCCAAGCGGTCCCCAGTAAAATGAATCTAATTTATACTTATTTAAATCCCACCATGCATAATAACCACGTTGAACATCAATAGTTTTAGAAGTATTTTCAGGTGGAATAGCCAAATCAACCGTAGAATGACCTAATGTCATTGGTGTTTTGTTGTACCAGTCGTACACATCCTTTGGTTTCATGCACTGTCTGAGCTTGTTATTGGGATTGTTGGTAACATCATTCACGAAGTTGGCTGTAAAGAGTTTTCTCCATATCACCGGACCCCATAAAAGTCCGCCATTATCCTGAACAACGTGATAGTTATATTTATCAAGATATTCTGCAGAAATGACTTCCGAAATGTTGTTATTATATGTTTTGTATCCCGTATTGTTGCAGGTATGAAGAACATTGGCCAGAAATGAGGTAAACGGATAAATATCTTTTTCAAGAACACCTTTATTTAAAGTCACTCCCGAGAAATCATAAGGTCCGTCGCCCATATAAGCATATTTGAATTTGATATTATTGGGATTCGATATGCTTAATCTTTTTAGAGTAGACATCGCGGCATGGGCTCCCTGGGAATATCCGGCTAAAAAGTATTCGTCATACCGTTTAATACCCTGTTGTGAGAGGACTTTATTGGCAGCAGTAATAAAATCGATGGTAGCTCCGGCTTCGGTAGCGTAATCAACATAAGGATGAACCCCGTCTCCGGTTCCCATTCCTACATAATCAGGAGCCATCAAAATATAGCCATTCAGTACGTAAGATAATTCAACAACAAATCCTGCTGTTAATGCTCCCTTGAAATTAGACGGAACGTTATTCCTGCTATCTGTTGTTCCGTGGTCAGAAACTACTGTTGAAAGCTTAAAAGGTACGTTAGGATACATGAGTAATCCGGTAGCTTTTACAAGAACGTTGTTTTCATTTTTGGTGTAATAAGTGATCTTGTAGCCTTTTAGACCCACATTAAAGCTGTTCAGGTAGTTGGCAAATTCCGGAGCATCCTGATCGCCAAGATTATTGGAGATAAAATTGATGACTCCCTGTGGCGTTAAATCCAGTTTCTGTTCTGCGCTTACGACATCTCCAGCCTGCTGTGCAAAGTAGAATGGAGCGGTAAGACCTAGTAAAAAAGTTGTGATTTTTCTCATATTGATGTATTTTATATGGTATTAAGGTAATAACTTTAATAAATCCTTGGAAATATTACGACATCAATAATTATTCATTGAATATCAATTCTCTGGAATGTGAGTAAAATAAAAGAGTCTGACCTTTTGGTCAGACTCTTTTCATCTATTTTGACTTTTTTAGAAAGCGTTGATTCCTGTAATGTCTAATCCGGTGATCAGCAAGTGAACATCATGTGTTCCTTCGTACGTGATCACAGATTCCAGGTTAGCAGCATGTCTCATCATTGGGAATTCACCCATGATTCCCATACCACCAAGGATCTGTCTGGATTCTCTGGCAATTTCAATAGCCATATTGACGTTATTACGCTTAGCCATAGAAATCTGAGCAGGAGTTGCTTTGTGAGCATTTTTAAGATTTCCTAACTGAAGACATAATAACTGAGCTTTTGTAATTTCAGTTAAGAATTCAGCCAGTTTTTTCTGCTGAAGCTGGTAAGAACCGATTGGTTTTCCAAACTGTTTTCTTTCCTTAGCATACTGAACAGCAGTACAGTGGCAGTCAATAGCAGCACCGATTACGCCCCATGAAATTCCATATCGTGCAGAGTTCAGACAAGATAAAGGTCCTTTCAGTCCTGTTACTCCCGGAAGAAGGTTTTCTTTTGGTACTTTTACGTCATTGAATACCAATTCTCCGGTTTTTGAAGCTCTTAAGCTCCATTTATTGTGAGTTTCAGGAGTAGTGAAACCTTCCATTCCTCTTTCAACGATGAGTCCCTGTACTTTTCCTTCTTCATTTTTTGCCCATACCACAGCGATATCGCATAGAGGAGAGTTGGTGATCCACATTTTAGCCCCATTCAAAAGATAATGATCTCCCATATCTTTAAAATACGTTTCCATAGAACCCGGGTCTGAACCATGATTAGGCTCTGTCAATCCAAAAGATCCGATCATTTCTCCGGCAGCAAGCTTAGGAAGATATTTCATTTTCTGTTCCTCAGAACCGAATTCATTGATAGGAAACATCACCAAAGAGCTCTGAACCGAAGCTGCAGAACGTACTGCAGAATCTCCTCTTTCCAACTCCTGCATAATCAGACCATAAGAAATCTGGTCTAATCCTGAACCGCCATACTCAACCGGGATATAAGGTCCCAATGCCCCGATTTTCCCTAATTCTCTCATAAGATTAGGTATATCAGTATGATTTTGAGCGGCCTGATCTATCTGCGGCATTACAAAACTTTCAACCCAGTCTCTTACAGATTGGCGGATTAGTTTGTGTTCTTCAGTAAGTAAAGCATCAATTCCATAATAATCAGGGATGCTTGTAAGAGGATAATATGACATGATTTTTTGATTTGGTTAAAAGTAACATTTTTCGTGGTGTCTTGAAAATTTTTTTGAAAACTTATCTTTCGGTTGGTTTTCAGACAGATAATGCTCTTTTTATTTGTTTATAAGATAAATTCAGTGTTTTAAGCCTCCTCATCATTGGATATAGGATACTGATTGGTAGAATTGTGGACCTTGCTTTTAAATTTATACAGATAAGGTGCTTTGTTAGCCGAGCCATCATATAATTTTTCCAGCCTGTCAAGAATATTTAAACTCAAAATTTTACGCTGGAAGTTATTTCTTCTGAATTTTTGTCCCAAAATGGTTTCATAAAGAGACTGAAGATCTTTCATCGTGAACTTTTCAGGAAGAAGATTGCTGGCTGCTACTTCTGTATTGATATTCATCCGCAGGTATTCCAGTCCTGTTTCTATGATTCTGTCGTGATCAAAAGCCATTTTTGGAAGATTGTTTACCTCAAACCATTCACAGCTTTCATTGAAAGCATCAGGGAAAGTGTTGGCCATTGAAAAATCAATAAGGCTGCAATATCCTACTGTAATGAATCTTTGAAAAATCCAGTGATCTTCTGGTACCTCAATTCCTTTATTGTTAAGAAGAATCTGATGAACATTATTTTCTGTACGGTCTATTCTTCCAAATGTATGAAATTGTTTCAGAAATATATCTTTAAGGTGTGTTCTTTCGAATAAAACTCTTGCTGCAGCTTCTCTTAAATCTTCATCATTGAAAACAAAACCACCCGGAAGTGACCATAAATCCAGATCGTGATACTTTAAAAGAAGAACTTTCAAAATGTTATTATGAAAGCCGAATATAGTACAGTCCACAGAGATATGGGCAACAAAATCTTTGGTATCGATAAGTTCCCGAAGTGTTTCTTTACTTTTTGTGTCTTTGATTTTCATGGCAGTAAAAATAAAACTATTTTCTTTTTGTAACGTTAAAAAATACTAAACTGGTAACAAAAAGAATAATAACGAAAAATAATATATATAATGGATAAAAGTTTAACAGTTGTTTTTCAAATAAAACAGCCATAATAATTGAGCTTACAGAGCTGCCCAGAGAAGAAAAAATAACAATAAGAGAGGTGAATAAGTTTACCTTTTCTTTATCCATCTGTGCAATCATTTTTGAATTGATGACAGGGTAGAGCGGCGACAAAAATAACCCTATCACAGGAAATAAGAAGAGAATTACCCTTGAATCTGCTGAATCAAAATACTGTACACCTACAATAATGACCAATAAAGAAATAATGAAAGCCATACATGAAAGATAGTAGTCTGGCAATGAAAATCTTCGGATAATATTGGCTGTTATTGTTCTTCCTACATAAGAAAATACTGCCAGAAAAGAGGTAGCCTGAAGAGCAAAAAATGAATTGACTTTCAGATGATTCTTATAAAAAGACGGAAGCCAGGAGTTGAATCCCTGTTCTATAAAAACGATAAAAAATATAACCCCAAGGAATAGCATTATAGAAGGAGTTACAAACCCCGAAAGCTCGGAGAATACACTTTTGTTTTCCAAAGGTTTGGCTTCAGAAATTGTAATTTTTGATAACAGGAATATCGTTAATGCAGATAAGAAAGCGATCAATAAAAAACAAAATTTCCAATATTCGGAGTATTCACTGGATACCACCCATCCAAAGCAGGTATTCACGACAAAGATTCCGATCATAAAAGAAGCTTCTACGCTGTTCATTGTCTTTGCCAGTGATTTTTCATCCGAAATATTATTTCTGATAATTCCAAAGACGCAGATTTTACCAATTGCAAAACACGCTCCAATGATGGCAAACCATAATTTGAAGAACCAAAAAACCTCAATAAATGGCAGCAGACAAGAACAGAAACCAACAATTACCAAAGCTGAAATCAATGCTTTTTTTGTTCCCGTTTTGTTGATAAAGCTTACCGCAAAAAGGGAGATAAAGGCAATAGGTAAGTCTTTAAAAGATTCTAATAAACCTAATTCTCCGTAGGTGATTTTCTCTTCAGATAACTGCAGAATGATCAATCCCATACAGTTCAAAACCATTGAAAAAATAAGAAAGGTAAGTTTTAACGGAAGAGAAATTTTAGAAAGCTTGATGATCATTTTGGGGGACTTCTTTTTTGTTTTTTTGTGAAATTTTATGAAATATTGATGCGAAGATAGGGCTTCTAACCCTGAAAAATAAAAGAAAAATTAAAATATTTATGAATAGAATGTTAATTAATTGAAAAAAAATATATTTTTATTGTCTCAATTTGAGAATTAAACAATAACTGTATATGAATGTAAGAATATCAAGAAGCGTAGGAGTGGTTGCCGTCCTCTATTTTACGGCTAACTTCAGTGCCCAGACCACCAAGTCGAAGGACACAATTGCTAAAGAAAACAAAATAGACGAAGTTGTAGTGATTGGTTATGGTACTCAGAAGAAGAGTAATGTGACAGGAGCTATAGCGAGTATTAAAGCCAGCGATATTGAAAATGCTCCCACAGCAGGAAGACCAGAGCAAGTACTTCAGGGAAGAGCAGCAGGAATATCTGTTGTATCAAATTCGGGACAACCGGGAACCGCTGCAACAGTTCGTGTTCGTGGTATTACCAGTTTTGGAGCTGGAAGTAATGATCCTTTATGGGTGGTTGATGGAATTGTAGTTGATAATATAGGTTGGCTGAATCAGTCAGATATTGAAGGAATTGAAGTCCTTAAAGATGGGGCATCTGCTGCTATTTATGGAGTGTCTGCAGCCAAAGGAGTTATTCTGATCACTACAAAGAAAGGAACCAGAGGAAAATTAGGTCTTTCCTATAATGGGTTTTTTGGTGTCGGAACTGTTTCTAAAAAGCTGGACTTATTAAACGGATCACAATATGCAACCATTATGAATGAGGCGTATCTCAATGATGGTTTGAAACCGGTGCTTGGAGATCCTTCATCTTATGGCACAGGTACAGATTGGCAAAAACAAATATTTAACAGTGCGCAACGCCAGTCTCATGAATTCAGCATTAATGGAGGAAATGATAAATCTACTTTTTATTCATCTTTTGGATATTACGATCAGCAAGGTATTGTATTAAGAGATATCTCAAACTATAAAAGAGTAAATGCCAGATTAAACTCTACCCATAAAGTATTCGATTTTCTAACCATAGGTCAGACATTTGCCTATACTCACACAAGATCTCAGGGAGTTACTGACAATGGAGAGTTTGGAGGTCCGTTAAGTTCCGCAATAAATCTTGACCCTTTAACACCGGTAGTTGTAACCAACGGAATTAATAATCAGCCGAACTTTAGTGATTATATTAATAATCCAAACTATGTGAGAGATCCTAATGGGAATCCTTACGGACTTTCACAATTCGTAAGTAAAGAAATGTCCAATCCGCTGGCTTTCAGACAAACTAAGTTAGGAGGATATAAATGGTCTGACGATATTATTGCCAATGTATTTGCAGAACTGAAGCTAAATAAACATGTCACTTTTAAGTCAAGTATGAACGGGAAACTGTCGTATTGGGGGGAGCAGGTTTTCACTCCGACTAATTACCTGAGTACCGCTAATAAAAATGATATCAATAACTTATTCAGGCAAACTGATAAAAAGTTTGAGTGGAGTACTGAAAATACACTGACCTATCAAAATAAGTTTGGATTACATAGCTTAAATGTATTATTAGGACAAGGGTATTACGAATATAACATCTCTTCAGGGCAAAATATAAGATTTACCAATCTCCCTGTAAATAACTGGGAAGATGCATCTTTCAATTTTGATATCGCTCAGGAAAATAAAACAGGTAATGCCTGGGATGGAAAACAAACACATAAAGCTTCCTATTTTGCCAGAGTCGTTTATGATTATGACAACAAATACCTTTTTACAGGAACAATTCGTAGAGATGGGTCTTCAAAATTTGGAAGTAACAACCACTGGGGAAACTTCCCGGCAATGTCCTTAGGATGGAATGTGTCTAACGAAAACTTCTGGCCGGAAAATAAAGTGATTACCACATTTAAACTTAGAGGTGGATATGGAGTGCTGGGTAATGATGCAATTGATGATTTCCAGTTTGCTAATTTCTTAGTAGCCGGAAGTAACTATACATTTGGAGACAATATTATCCGTGTAGGTTATGCTCCAAGTACTCTTGAAAACCCAAATTTAAAATGGGAAAGAACATCACAATTCAATATTGCGGCAGATCTTAAAATTTTCAGAAACTTTGATCTTAGTGTAGATGTTTACAGGAAAAAAAGTACAGACATCTTGAGAAAAGTTGAGCTCCCTGGCTATTTGGGTTTAATTAATAATCCATTTAGAAATATTGGGGATATGAACAATGATGGGGTTGAAGTAAGCTTGGGATATAAAAAGAATTGGGGTGATTTTGGCTTTTCTGCGAATGGTAATTTTGCCTATTTAAAAAATGAAATTACAAGACTTGAAGATAACAGGCCTTATGTAAACTTTGCTTCTTTCCAAACACTGGGAACAGTTTCCAGATTACAGGTTGGTGAATCATATGGCTCTTTCTACGGATATCAAAACATGGGTATTTTTCAAAATCAGGCTGAAATTGATGCCTATAAAAATGCTAATGGAGGGTTGATTCAGCCTAATGCAAAGCCTGGAGATTTCAAGAGACTTGACGCAAATGGGGATGGAGTAATAGATGAGAAAGATTATGTAAATTTGGGTAATTCTGTTCCAAAATATACATTTGGTTTAACCATCAATATGAATTATAAAAATTTCGATTTGATGGTTTTTGCTCAGGGGCAGGCCGGGAATAAAATTTTCCAGGGGCTCAGAAGACTAGATATTCAGGAAGCTAATTATCAAACCGCTATTTTGGACCGTTGGACAGGTGAAGGAACATCTAATACTATAGCAAGAGTTACAAGAAATGATGATAATCAGAACTATACCAGAATGTCTGACTATTATCTTCAAAAAGGAGATTACTTACGTCTTAAACTTGTTCAGTTAGGATATACTCTGTCTAAAGATGCTGCAAAAACTATTGGTGCTTCAAAAATCAGATTCTATGTAACTGCAGAAAATCTTGCAACTTTTACAAAATATACAGGTTATGATCCTGAAATTGCAGGTACCGATACCTATGGAATAGATAGAGCCTTCTACCCACAGGCAAGAACTTTCCTTTTCGGAGCTAATGTCCAATTTTAATGACAAAAAAATGAAAAATAAAAGATTTATATATAAAAGCGTATCTGTTTTACTATTAACAGGTATAAGTTTTGGAGCCATATCTTGTGACAGAGGAAATTTAGAAGATGTAAAAAATACAGGAACTTTTGATTCTGGCAACTATTTTAAAAATGAAGAACAGGCATTCAGCGGTCTCGTAGCTACTTATGACATGCTGAGAAAATATTCCGGTGGATTTGAAAATATGGTGACTTTCTTTAATGGAGCATCCGATGATTTCTATTCTGGAGGAGGAAATTCTTCAGATGGTGCAGGAATTCAGGGGTTTTCCAATTATTCAATTAACCCTATTATTATGCCAGCCAGCTATTGGAAAGATTATTATCAGGGAATTGCAAAGGCAAATCTACTGTTAGATAGAATTCCGGCTGCTAGTATGAATGATCAGACCAGAAAAAGATTTATTGCAGAAGCTAAAGTATTGAGGTCATTGTATTATTTTGAATTATTGAGAATGTTTAAAAATATTCCTCTCATTTTGAAACCTGTTTTGGCAACTGATGATTTCTATAATATTCCTCAGGAAGATCCTGCAAAAGTATACGCTCAAATAGAGTCCGATATTGTTTCGG is a window from the Chryseobacterium indologenes genome containing:
- a CDS encoding SusC/RagA family TonB-linked outer membrane protein, whose amino-acid sequence is MNVRISRSVGVVAVLYFTANFSAQTTKSKDTIAKENKIDEVVVIGYGTQKKSNVTGAIASIKASDIENAPTAGRPEQVLQGRAAGISVVSNSGQPGTAATVRVRGITSFGAGSNDPLWVVDGIVVDNIGWLNQSDIEGIEVLKDGASAAIYGVSAAKGVILITTKKGTRGKLGLSYNGFFGVGTVSKKLDLLNGSQYATIMNEAYLNDGLKPVLGDPSSYGTGTDWQKQIFNSAQRQSHEFSINGGNDKSTFYSSFGYYDQQGIVLRDISNYKRVNARLNSTHKVFDFLTIGQTFAYTHTRSQGVTDNGEFGGPLSSAINLDPLTPVVVTNGINNQPNFSDYINNPNYVRDPNGNPYGLSQFVSKEMSNPLAFRQTKLGGYKWSDDIIANVFAELKLNKHVTFKSSMNGKLSYWGEQVFTPTNYLSTANKNDINNLFRQTDKKFEWSTENTLTYQNKFGLHSLNVLLGQGYYEYNISSGQNIRFTNLPVNNWEDASFNFDIAQENKTGNAWDGKQTHKASYFARVVYDYDNKYLFTGTIRRDGSSKFGSNNHWGNFPAMSLGWNVSNENFWPENKVITTFKLRGGYGVLGNDAIDDFQFANFLVAGSNYTFGDNIIRVGYAPSTLENPNLKWERTSQFNIAADLKIFRNFDLSVDVYRKKSTDILRKVELPGYLGLINNPFRNIGDMNNDGVEVSLGYKKNWGDFGFSANGNFAYLKNEITRLEDNRPYVNFASFQTLGTVSRLQVGESYGSFYGYQNMGIFQNQAEIDAYKNANGGLIQPNAKPGDFKRLDANGDGVIDEKDYVNLGNSVPKYTFGLTINMNYKNFDLMVFAQGQAGNKIFQGLRRLDIQEANYQTAILDRWTGEGTSNTIARVTRNDDNQNYTRMSDYYLQKGDYLRLKLVQLGYTLSKDAAKTIGASKIRFYVTAENLATFTKYTGYDPEIAGTDTYGIDRAFYPQARTFLFGANVQF